The genomic segment GCTTGGCACACCATCGGTGATGAACATCTGGATCCCGGACGGCATGAAAGACATCACCGTCGACCGTCTGGCACCACGTCAGCGCCTGCTGGCCGCGCTGGATGAAGCGATTAGCGAAAAACTGAACCCGGCGCACCACATCGACGCCGTGGAGAGCAAGCTGTTCGGTATTGGCGCAGAAAGCTATACCGTCGGCTCGAACGAGTTCTACATGGGTTACGCCACCAGCCGCCAGACGGCACTGTGCCTGGATGCGGGTCACTTCCACCCGACAGAGGTTATCTCCGACAAAATCTCCGCCGCCATGCTCTACGTCCCGCGTCTGCTGCTGCACGTTAGCCGCCCGGTGCGTTGGGATAGCGACCACGTGGTGCTGCTGGATGACGAAACCCAGGCCATCGCCAGCGAAATTATCCGTCATGACCTGTTCGACCGCGTGCACATTGGCCTCGACTTCTTTGATGCCTCCATCAACCGTATCGCAGCCTGGGTTATCGGCACCCGCAACATGAAGAAAGCCCTGCTGCGCGCCCTGTTGGAGCCAACCTCTGCGTTGAAACAGCTGGAAGAGAAAGGCGACTACACCGCACGCCTGGCGCTGCTTGAAGAGCAAAAATCCCTGCCGTGGCAGGCAGTGTGGGAAATGTACTGCCAGCGCAACGATGCCCCGGTAGGTAGCCAGTGGCTGGATAACGTACGGGCATATGAGAAAAACGTGCTGGAAAAGCGCGGGTAACCCCCTTATCGCGATAACTGGAAAAGAAAATTATGCAGACCATTACCCATTCCTGGTTCGTCCAGGGCATGATCAAAGCCACCTCCGACGCCTGGCTGAAAGGCTGGGACGAGCGCAACGGCGGCAACCTGACGCTGCGCCTGGATGACGCCGATATCGAGCCGTTCGCGGCCGACTTCCACCTTAAGCCGCGCTATATCGCCCTGAGCCAGCCGATGCCGCTACTCGCTAACACGCCGTTCATCGTCACCGGTTCCGGCAAATTTTTCCGCAACGTCCAGCTTGACCCGCAGGCCAACCTCGGGGTGGTGAAAGTGGACAGCGACGGCGCGGGCTACCACATTCTGTGGGGGCTGACGGATGACGCAGTACCGACCTCTGAGCTACCAGCACACTTCCTCTCCCACTGCGAGCGCATCAAGGCGACCCACGGCAAAGACCGGGTGATCATGCACTGCCACGCGACTAACCTGATCGCCCTGACCTACGTGCTGGAAAACAGTGCGGATTTCATCACCCGCAAACTGTGGGAAGGCAGCACCGAGTGTCTGGTGGTGTTCCCGGACGGCGTAGGCATTCTGCCGTGGATGGTGCCGGGTACTGACGAAATCGGCCAGGCCACCGCAGTCGATATGCAAAAACATTCTCTGGTGCTGTGGCCGTTCCACGGCGTATTCGGCAGCGGCCCGACGCTGGATGAAACCTTTGGCCTGATCGACACTGCCGAGAAGTCGGCTGAAGTGCTGGTGAAAGTTTACGCCATGGGCGGCATGAAGCAGACCATCACCCGTGAAGAACTGATTGCGCTGGGCAAACGCTTCGGTGTCACCCCCATGCAGTCAGCGTTAGATCTGTACCTCTAAAACATCGCGCCCCGCTCACTGAGACGGGGCGAAAAAACACCTGCAATCCCTACACCTCACTCAATCTCGTGGAGTAAAAGCAATGAATAAAAAGATAAGCTTGATCCTCACCGTTGCCGCTCTGGCGTTGTCCGGTTCCGCGTTAGCAGAAGTTAAAATCGCCCT from the unidentified bacterial endosymbiont genome contains:
- the rhaD gene encoding rhamnulose-1-phosphate aldolase, which produces MQTITHSWFVQGMIKATSDAWLKGWDERNGGNLTLRLDDADIEPFAADFHLKPRYIALSQPMPLLANTPFIVTGSGKFFRNVQLDPQANLGVVKVDSDGAGYHILWGLTDDAVPTSELPAHFLSHCERIKATHGKDRVIMHCHATNLIALTYVLENSADFITRKLWEGSTECLVVFPDGVGILPWMVPGTDEIGQATAVDMQKHSLVLWPFHGVFGSGPTLDETFGLIDTAEKSAEVLVKVYAMGGMKQTITREELIALGKRFGVTPMQSALDLYL
- the rhaA gene encoding L-rhamnose isomerase encodes the protein MTTQLEQAWDLAKQRFAAVGVDVEEALHQLDRLPVSMHCWQGDDVAGFENPGGSLTGGIQATGNYPGKARNATELRADLELALSLIPGPKRLNLHAIYLESDEPVARNEIKPEHFTNWVQWAKANKLGLDFNPSCFSHPLSADGFTLAHANDEIRQFWIDHVKASRRVSAYFGEQLGTPSVMNIWIPDGMKDITVDRLAPRQRLLAALDEAISEKLNPAHHIDAVESKLFGIGAESYTVGSNEFYMGYATSRQTALCLDAGHFHPTEVISDKISAAMLYVPRLLLHVSRPVRWDSDHVVLLDDETQAIASEIIRHDLFDRVHIGLDFFDASINRIAAWVIGTRNMKKALLRALLEPTSALKQLEEKGDYTARLALLEEQKSLPWQAVWEMYCQRNDAPVGSQWLDNVRAYEKNVLEKRG